From one Triticum aestivum cultivar Chinese Spring chromosome 4B, IWGSC CS RefSeq v2.1, whole genome shotgun sequence genomic stretch:
- the LOC123093836 gene encoding COP9 signalosome complex subunit 1, whose amino-acid sequence MDVDCEVSAAAAAAVTNGLGGGEQAAAAPPVSADQLDVEAYAAQYSGRTRVARLLFIAERCGVEAIQLEALRMAHDEARAREDTVLYLDAVLKINGRLGPRYRHDQAWVDSVNRRAEQRKEKLETELNGYRTNLIKESIRMGYNDIGDFFYAHGHLSEAFKSYIRTRDYCTTSKHIVQMCMHVILVSIELGQFAHVTNYVSKAEQTPDTLDAVIVAKLRAAAGLANLETKKYKLAARKFLETGPELGSNYSEVIAPQDVAVYGALCALASFDRSELKSKVIDNINFRNFLELVPEVRELVNDFYASRYGSCLEHLEKLKPNLLLDIHLREHLGTLYNDIRHKAIIQYTLPFISVDLNTMASAFKSSVSMLEKELAALITENKIQARIDSHNKILYARHADQRNATFQRALETGNEFERDIKAMLLRANLIKHDFNQKNWPGQRKMNL is encoded by the exons ATGGACGTGGACTGCGAggtctcggcggcggcggccgcggcggtgaCGAACGGGCTGGGCGGCGGGGAGCAGGCCGCCGCGGCGCCGCCGGTCTCCGCCGACCAGCTCGACGTGGAGGCGTACGCGGCGCAGTACTCGGGCCGGACCCGCGTGGCGCGGCTCCTCTTCATCGCGGAGCGGTGCGGGGTGGAGGCGATCCAGCTCGAGGCGCTGCGGATGGCGCACGACGAGGCCAGGGCGCGCGAGGACACCGTGCTCTACCTCGACGCCGTCCTCAAGATCAACGGCCGCCTCGGCCCGCGCTACCGCCACGACCAGGCCTGGGTCGACTCCGTCAACCGCCGCGCCGAGCAGCGCAAGGAGAAGCTCGAGACCGAACTCAACGGCTACAGG ACTAACCTGATCAAAGAGAGCATCAGAATGGGTTATAACGACATTGGTGACTTCTTCTATGCTCATGGTCACCTTTCGGAAGCCTTCAAAAGCTATATCCGGACACGGGACTATTGCACCACTTCCAAGCATATAGTTCAAATGTGTATGCATGTGATTCTGGTTAGCATTGAGTTGGGACAGTTTGCACATGTTACCAACTATGTCAGCAAAGCAGAGCAAACCCCAGACACGTTGGATGCTGTCATTGTTGCCAAGTTGCGAGCAGCTGCAGGATTGGCCAACTTGGAGACAAAGAAATACAAACTTGCTGCCCGCAAG TTTCTTGAGACAGGACCTGAACTAGGAAGCAACTATTCTGAAGTCATAGCTCCGCAAGATGTGGCTGTTTATGGTGCCCTTTGTGCACTTGCTTCTTTCGATCGTTCAGAACTTAAG AGCAAAGTTATTGACAACATAAACTTCCGTAACTTTCTTGAGCTAGTGCCTGAAGTAAGGGAGCTGGTCAATGATTTTTATGCAAG TCGCTATGGATCATGCTTGGAGCATCTTGAGAAGCTAAAGCCGAATCTCCTTCTGGATATCCATCTCCGTGAGCATCTTGGGACTCTGTACAATGATATCCGCCACAAGGCTATCATACAGTACACGCTTCCGTTCATATCTGTGGATCTCAACACAATGGCTAGTGCCTTCAAGAGCTCAGTGTCCATGCTGGAGAAAGAGCTGGCTGCACTGATCACCGAGAACAAAATACAG GCCCGGATCGACTCCCACAACAAGATCCTGTATGCGAGGCATGCTGACCAAAGAAACGCAACCTTCCAGCGGGCCCTTGAGACGGGCAATGAGTTTGAGAGAGATATCAAGGCCATGCTCCTGAGAGCCAACCTCATCAAGCACGATTTCAACCAGAAGAACTGGCCTGGACAAAGGAAGATGAACTTGTGA
- the LOC123093837 gene encoding RHOMBOID-like protein 2, with protein sequence MATSRADVEKGASSSPRKAKQEPGKVPAPLYPQHEGEREWTPWLVPSILVANITVFTIAMYYNNCPAHNARPGRDDGQCVARFLHRFSFQPLRQNPLLGPSSATLVKMGALVWDKVVHGHQGWRLFSCMWMHAGVLHLLANMLSLLFIGLRLEQQFGYVRIGAIYLVSGVGGSVLSSLFIRSAISVGASGALFGLLGAMLAELLSNWTIYTNKVAAVTTLLFVIAVNLVLGILPHVNNFAHIGGFLTGFLLGFVLLMRPHFGWMERYRLPAGSPCTARKYLPYQWALMAAALALAVAGFAIGLAMVFRGANANSSCGWCHYLSCVPTKSWTCAN encoded by the exons ATGGCGACGTCGCGGGCGGACGTGGAGAAGGGCGCGTCGTCGTCGCCGAGGAAGGCGAAGCAGGAGCCCGGGAAGGTGCCGGCGCCGCTGTACCCGCAGCACGAGGGGGAGCGGGAGTGGACGCCCTGGCTGGTGCCCTCCATCCTCGTCGCCAACATCACCGTCTTCACCATCGCCATGTACTACAACAACTGCCCCGCCCACAACGCCAGGCCCGGCCGCGACGACGGCCAGTGCGTCGCCCGCTTCCTCCACCGCTTCTCCTTCCAGCCCCTCCGCCAGAACCCGCTCCTCGGCCCCTCCTCCGCCAC GCTGGTTAAGATGGGCGCGCTGGTGTGGGACAAGGTGGTGCACGGGCACCAGGGGTGGCGCCTCTTCTCCTGCATGTGGATGCACGCCGGCGTCCTCCACCTCCTCGCCAACATGCTCAGCCTCCTCTTCATCGGCCTCCGCCTCGAGCAGCAGTTCGGATACG TGCGGATCGGCGCCATCTACCTCGTCTCCGGCGTGGGCGGGAGCGTGCTGTCGTCGCTCTTCATCCGGAGCGCCATCTCGgtgggggcctcgggggcgctgTTCGGGCTGCTGGGGGCGATGCTGGCGGAGCTGCTCTCCAACTGGACCATCTACACCAACAAGGTGGCGGCGGTGACCACGCTGCTCTTCGTCATCGCCGTCAACCTGGTGCTGGGCATCCTGCCGCACGTCAACAACTTCGCGCACATCGGCGGGTTCCTCACGGGGTTCCTCCTGGGGTTCGTGCTGCTCATGCGCCCCCACTTCGGGTGGATGGAGCGGTACCGCCTCCCCGCCGGCAGCCCCTGCACCGCCCGGAAGTACCTCCCCTACCAGTGGGCGCTCAtggccgccgccctcgccctcgccgtcgcAGG ATTCGCGATCGGGCTGGCCATGGTGTTCCGCGGCGCCAACGCCAACAGCAGCTGCGGCTGGTGCCACTACCTCAGCTGCGTCCCCACCAAGAGCTGGACCTGCGCCAACTGA